The following are from one region of the Magallana gigas chromosome 4, xbMagGiga1.1, whole genome shotgun sequence genome:
- the LOC105327257 gene encoding uncharacterized protein, with product MKIILVLVLLHGCLCIEDSSTSQSHLQEEVCSIQHKEMGSIMREFSGLLKIKVGRMVIDWSKMVPPPPPPPPLPYIGHDYIHYMRRRRRRSSDPYPLIPIFYNKHPTKHTDCNKKFNAEIIKVFQKYPSYTTKLNQRDIITVFGSDMLQENTEFFATVQLGAVSCGDAWKVLSARKWDDLSSYQRDLLNDGTYLQNCGSDTTVLQECFKPPANRQSSLDKYASCSDRLSYCETFPDNTPAKLEKKNQREFNSCLNNVKVITPEPLTGPVA from the exons ATGAAGATCATATTAGTTTTAGTGCTTCTACATGGATGCCTGTGTATTGAGGATTCATCCAC GTCCCAATCACACCTTCAAGAGGAAGTATGTTCAATACAACACAAGGAAATGGGCTCAATTATGCGTGAAT TCTCGGGGCTTTTGAAGATAAAGGTAGGAAGAATGGTAATTGATTGGTCAAAGATGGttccaccaccaccaccaccaccaccacttCCTTACATTGGACATGACTATATACACTACATGCGGAGGAGGAGAAGGAGGTCGTCCGATCCTTACCCATTGATCCCTATCTTCTACAACAAGCACCCCACCAAGCATACCGATTGtaacaaaaaattcaatgctGAAATCATAAAGGTTTTTCAA AAATACCCATCGTACACGACAAAGCTAAATCAACGGGATATAATCACCGTTTTTGGTTCAGACATGCTCCAAGAGAACACGGAGTTTTTCGCCACAG TTCAACTTGGAGCAGTTTCATGTGGGGATGCATGGAAGGTTTTGAGTGCTCGGAAATGGGATGATCTCAGCTCCTATCAAAGAGATCTACTAAACGATGGAACGTACTTACAGAACTGTGGTAGTGATACAACGGTCCTCCAGGAG TGTTTTAAACCACCTGCAAACCGTCAATCCTCACTCGACAAGTACGCTTCCTGCTCCGACAGATTATCGTATTGTGAAACATTCCCTGACAATACACCTGCAAAGctcgagaaaaaaaatcaacgggAGTTCAATTCTTGTCTCAACAATGTGAAAGTTATAACACCAGAGCCTCTGACAGGACCAGTGGCATAA